A region of Pleionea litopenaei DNA encodes the following proteins:
- the zipA gene encoding cell division protein ZipA codes for MEWQLRIILGIIGAIIIGLVAFDGLRRNRRKKGKTTPLPKIDPEQRDREGFDFTGVGEARVISSDPSLAETVRYEQGMPEKDLSKGQMTASGDDDLHITASRDESFQAEEPLTIDRDEELYPDSDEPELIFSLTLVNEEAFNGQELLSALVENGCRFGEMNIFHRFKSAKEPKQKLFSIANAFNPGVFDLDTMPNEAFKGISFFMGVPGGTEPEFAYKTMVETARQLKNSIGGKLMDSSRSVFTDQTYHHELEKINDYKRRKLAKA; via the coding sequence ATGGAATGGCAGTTACGAATAATTTTGGGAATTATCGGCGCAATAATTATTGGGCTTGTGGCCTTTGATGGCCTTAGACGTAATCGTCGAAAAAAGGGAAAAACCACGCCTTTACCGAAAATTGATCCAGAGCAAAGAGATCGCGAAGGTTTTGACTTTACGGGTGTGGGGGAAGCAAGAGTCATCAGTTCTGATCCCTCTTTGGCTGAAACGGTGCGGTATGAACAAGGCATGCCAGAAAAGGATTTATCGAAAGGTCAAATGACAGCCAGTGGTGATGATGATCTTCATATAACCGCGTCTCGTGATGAGTCATTTCAAGCTGAAGAACCTCTTACTATTGATAGAGACGAAGAGCTTTATCCTGATAGCGACGAACCTGAATTAATTTTTTCACTAACGTTGGTTAATGAAGAGGCGTTTAATGGGCAAGAACTATTGTCAGCCTTAGTCGAAAATGGCTGTCGTTTTGGCGAAATGAATATTTTTCACCGTTTTAAAAGTGCTAAAGAGCCAAAACAAAAATTGTTCTCAATTGCTAATGCATTTAATCCCGGCGTATTCGACTTAGATACTATGCCTAATGAAGCCTTTAAAGGCATATCCTTTTTTATGGGGGTGCCGGGTGGAACAGAACCGGAATTTGCTTATAAGACGATGGTCGAAACGGCCAGACAATTAAAAAATAGCATTGGTGGTAAGTTAATGGATAGTTCACGAAGCGTGTTCACTGATCAAACCTATCATCATGAATTAGAAAAAATAAACGATTATAAAAGAAGAAAACTAGCAAAAGCTTAA
- the ligA gene encoding NAD-dependent DNA ligase LigA, with translation MSESVIQRVESLRHIIDEHNYAYYVLDEPSIPDAEYDRLLRELQQIESQHPDLITPDSPTQRVGAKADTEFEKVEHLIPMLSLDNVFSLEELDAFNRRLDERLTNDSHREFVCEPKLDGLAVSLLYENGILTRAATRGDGAVGENITLNVRTIKSVPLKLRGDFPRKVEVRGEVFMTLKAFNTLNDNARENQEKVFANPRNAAAGSLRQLDPAITAKRDLSIYIYSLGLAEGVELAPTHFDRLNQIRSWGLPVCPEVKLKKGKSECSEYYQAILEKRGQLPYEIDGVVYKVNNIEDQEQLGFVARAPRWATAHKFPAQEETTILKQVDFQVGRTGAITPVARLEPVFVGGVTVSNATLHNMDEIHRLDVHEGDTVIIRRAGDVIPQVVSVVLERRPEGASPISMLTECPVCHSSVEREEEQAIYRCTGGLFCAAQRKEAIKHFSSRKAMNIDGLGDKLVEQLVDADKIKNIADLYRLSEDDILDLDRMAEKSAKKLIHAIEASKKTTLAKFIYSLGIREVGEVTAMTLANELAEIQSISDATEEQLVALPDIGPIVARHICAFFDNEENRSVINQLLELGVYWPKVTPVDDLPQPLKGQVIVLTGTFETMGRNEAKEKLIALGAKVSGSVSSKTSVVFAGPGAGSKLTKAQDLGVEVKDEQALLAILEQYQ, from the coding sequence ATGTCAGAATCTGTAATTCAACGTGTCGAGTCCTTACGACATATTATTGACGAACACAATTACGCCTATTATGTTTTAGATGAGCCTAGTATTCCTGATGCAGAATACGACAGGCTGCTTCGTGAACTCCAGCAAATTGAGTCGCAACATCCCGATCTCATCACGCCTGATTCACCAACGCAGCGAGTGGGTGCTAAAGCGGACACGGAGTTCGAAAAGGTTGAACATCTAATACCCATGTTATCTCTTGATAATGTGTTTTCTTTAGAAGAACTCGATGCGTTTAATCGTCGACTGGATGAACGTTTAACAAACGATTCTCATCGAGAGTTTGTTTGCGAGCCTAAACTCGATGGTTTAGCGGTAAGTTTACTGTATGAAAATGGCATTTTAACTCGAGCGGCTACTCGTGGTGACGGAGCCGTCGGTGAAAATATTACTTTGAATGTTCGAACAATCAAGAGTGTGCCCTTGAAATTGCGTGGTGATTTTCCTCGGAAGGTGGAGGTTAGAGGCGAAGTCTTTATGACGCTTAAGGCTTTCAACACGCTCAATGACAACGCTCGAGAAAATCAAGAGAAAGTATTTGCTAATCCTAGAAATGCTGCAGCTGGAAGTCTACGACAACTAGATCCGGCAATCACGGCAAAACGCGATCTTTCCATTTATATCTACAGTCTTGGTTTAGCCGAAGGTGTTGAGCTAGCGCCGACGCATTTTGATCGATTGAATCAAATTCGTAGTTGGGGACTTCCTGTCTGCCCAGAAGTGAAGTTAAAAAAAGGGAAGTCGGAATGTTCTGAATACTATCAAGCAATTTTAGAGAAAAGAGGCCAACTGCCTTATGAAATTGATGGGGTAGTTTATAAAGTTAATAATATAGAAGATCAAGAACAACTAGGTTTTGTAGCTAGAGCACCGCGTTGGGCGACTGCGCATAAATTTCCTGCGCAAGAAGAAACAACTATTTTAAAACAGGTAGATTTTCAAGTCGGTCGTACCGGTGCAATAACCCCGGTCGCTCGACTAGAGCCCGTTTTTGTTGGAGGCGTTACTGTCAGTAATGCAACGTTGCATAATATGGACGAAATACACCGTCTCGACGTACATGAAGGCGATACTGTCATTATTCGTCGAGCTGGCGATGTGATTCCTCAAGTTGTTAGCGTTGTACTTGAGCGTAGACCTGAAGGTGCTTCTCCTATTTCTATGCTAACCGAATGTCCGGTGTGTCATTCTTCAGTTGAACGCGAAGAAGAGCAAGCAATCTATCGATGTACTGGTGGACTATTTTGTGCTGCTCAAAGAAAAGAAGCGATTAAACATTTCTCATCTAGAAAAGCAATGAATATTGACGGACTCGGGGATAAACTCGTTGAACAACTGGTCGATGCTGACAAGATTAAAAACATAGCCGATCTGTATCGGTTGAGTGAAGACGATATCCTAGACTTAGATCGCATGGCAGAAAAGTCAGCGAAAAAACTCATCCATGCAATCGAAGCTAGTAAAAAGACGACCTTAGCTAAGTTTATCTATTCACTAGGTATCCGCGAAGTCGGTGAAGTGACAGCCATGACGTTAGCTAATGAACTTGCCGAGATTCAGAGCATTAGCGATGCAACGGAAGAACAATTGGTTGCACTTCCTGATATCGGGCCAATCGTAGCTCGACATATTTGTGCGTTCTTTGATAATGAAGAGAACCGCTCAGTCATTAACCAGTTGCTTGAACTAGGCGTTTATTGGCCAAAGGTAACGCCTGTAGACGATCTTCCTCAGCCATTAAAAGGTCAAGTCATTGTTTTGACGGGTACATTTGAAACGATGGGAAGAAACGAAGCGAAAGAAAAATTAATTGCTCTAGGCGCTAAGGTCAGTGGTAGCGTATCGTCTAAGACATCGGTTGTATTTGCTGGGCCCGGCGCGGGATCAAAACTAACGAAAGCGCAAGATCTTGGTGTTGAAGTAAAAGATGAACAGGCTCTATTAGCAATTTTGGAACAATATCAATAA
- the ltaE gene encoding low-specificity L-threonine aldolase, which yields MKVADFRSDTVTLPSEEMKSAMLKAPLGDDVYEEDPTVKELEEYSAHLLGKSAALFAPSGTQSNLLALLSHCQRGDEYIVGQHAHTYKYEGGGAAVLGSIQPQPIAFESPGIIPIDLIKQAIKPNDIHFAKTKLISLENTCFGCVVPQDYIHSTKSICDEYKLKFHLDGARLFNASVASNQSAATIAEPFDSISICLSKGLGAPVGSVLVGSFELIQEAKRWRKMLGGGMRQAGLLAAAGIYALKNNVERLAEDHQRAQILHEALSEIKGISLKPYSAQTNMVFIDVPEESLNQFHSLAKDNNIVLPNGKELRLVIHLDIDDDAINRLISVFKATYSE from the coding sequence ATGAAAGTAGCCGACTTTAGAAGCGATACGGTCACTCTTCCGAGTGAAGAAATGAAAAGTGCTATGCTGAAAGCGCCGCTCGGTGACGATGTTTATGAGGAAGATCCCACCGTTAAAGAGCTAGAAGAATACTCAGCTCACTTACTCGGAAAGTCCGCAGCTTTATTTGCTCCCAGCGGCACACAGTCAAACCTACTAGCCCTGCTTAGTCATTGTCAGCGTGGCGATGAATACATAGTAGGACAACACGCCCACACGTATAAGTACGAAGGTGGAGGCGCTGCTGTTTTAGGAAGCATACAGCCTCAGCCAATTGCCTTTGAGTCTCCTGGTATCATACCGATTGATCTCATAAAACAGGCCATTAAACCGAATGATATCCACTTTGCTAAAACAAAACTTATCAGCTTAGAAAATACCTGTTTCGGGTGTGTTGTTCCTCAAGATTACATTCACTCAACAAAATCAATTTGCGACGAATACAAACTTAAGTTTCATTTGGATGGAGCCCGATTATTCAATGCTTCTGTTGCTAGCAATCAATCAGCAGCGACAATCGCAGAGCCCTTTGACTCAATCTCCATTTGCTTATCGAAAGGACTAGGTGCGCCGGTCGGTTCTGTACTCGTCGGTTCATTTGAGTTAATTCAAGAAGCCAAGCGTTGGCGTAAAATGCTAGGCGGAGGTATGCGCCAAGCAGGTTTGCTCGCCGCAGCAGGAATATACGCACTTAAAAATAACGTTGAACGACTGGCGGAAGATCATCAACGAGCACAAATTCTTCACGAAGCTCTTAGTGAAATAAAAGGCATTTCCCTGAAACCTTACTCAGCACAAACCAATATGGTGTTTATCGATGTGCCTGAAGAAAGCTTGAACCAATTCCATTCTTTAGCAAAAGACAATAATATCGTACTGCCTAATGGAAAAGAATTGCGCCTAGTCATCCATTTGGATATTGATGACGATGCCATAAATCGATTGATCAGCGTATTTAAAGCAACCTATTCTGAGTGA
- a CDS encoding lipid A deacylase LpxR family protein yields MRILRTLVKYFSCFSLLTSVSVTAQEDKWNSITLDNDLFIGDDSGYSNGLRYSYYKSNDAGLVEPGLLNYSMLWSLDLTHVKASYKASTFGQSIVTPRDIRVSEEQPNDVPYSGLMSFTQILVIDHGNYADRVSSTLGIIGPNSGAENTQKVIHKLTGSDIPKGWKYQLGNEFVFQFSRGRAWRTWASQSDNFDLVTGYDLKIGTLESSVSWGGMMRYGRDMALTYSSALLNDDRASNPVNINGGWFFYAGIEGRYMHNIIFLDGNTFKDSPSIDYPPFQFNGVFGFTYAWEEISISIAINNIDVFASSSNNEDIKEYGSFTLLWRL; encoded by the coding sequence ATGCGAATATTACGAACGTTAGTTAAATACTTTTCATGTTTCTCACTGTTAACGAGTGTCTCAGTTACTGCTCAAGAAGACAAGTGGAACTCTATCACTCTCGATAATGATTTGTTTATTGGGGACGACAGCGGCTACTCTAATGGCCTTCGTTATTCCTATTACAAATCTAATGATGCAGGGTTAGTCGAGCCTGGACTGTTAAATTATTCTATGCTTTGGAGTCTTGATTTAACTCACGTTAAAGCGAGTTATAAAGCTTCAACATTCGGTCAAAGTATTGTTACACCTAGGGACATTAGAGTATCTGAAGAACAACCAAATGATGTTCCTTACTCAGGGTTAATGTCGTTCACACAAATCTTAGTTATTGATCATGGAAACTATGCCGATCGAGTGAGTAGTACTCTAGGGATTATTGGGCCAAACTCAGGTGCAGAAAACACTCAAAAAGTCATTCATAAGTTAACCGGTTCAGATATTCCTAAAGGTTGGAAATATCAATTGGGCAATGAGTTTGTATTTCAGTTTTCTCGAGGAAGAGCGTGGAGAACCTGGGCATCACAAAGTGACAATTTTGACCTGGTGACCGGTTACGATTTAAAGATAGGGACGCTAGAGTCATCGGTATCTTGGGGTGGAATGATGCGTTATGGACGAGATATGGCATTGACATACAGCTCAGCTTTGTTAAATGATGATAGAGCATCAAACCCGGTAAATATTAATGGTGGTTGGTTTTTTTATGCCGGTATTGAAGGCCGATATATGCACAATATTATCTTCTTAGATGGCAATACCTTCAAAGATAGCCCTTCGATCGATTATCCACCTTTCCAATTTAACGGCGTGTTTGGCTTTACCTATGCCTGGGAAGAAATTTCTATCTCGATTGCAATAAACAATATTGATGTATTTGCGTCGAGCTCAAATAACGAAGATATTAAGGAATATGGTTCGTTTACACTTTTGTGGCGACTATAG
- a CDS encoding extracellular catalytic domain type 1 short-chain-length polyhydroxyalkanoate depolymerase, translated as MQKLFIFLFFTLLVSQAPAGQWQQNVSIGGFNNVHIYTPDTTSPIGDGRSLLIVLHGCVQPINNYLTANLEDAAEQWGMVIAVPDAMNKAGFSCWSYWQGTKSRASGDYKNLIQLANIMSSQASRNIDANQVYIAGLSSGASFANTTACLAPDVFAGMGISAGPSIGTSSNGALGPCESADVKARCESYSGSYKSWFASQIASIAHGDNDSTVNQCYNQQNANGMAAVYNVQPLNGSQLLSADGGTAEEFLWQGSRVSMLWLNNVDHAWSGGAGASGGYISNSSINYASYLGKFFSQNNMRVDRNLGPVISNVSITTNSSSAIIVGDALDEEGEVSEVQLTTSIYENGEWIELSQTTTNDLSSDGQFGFQLTNLIDGYYQAKIIAVDNFNKSGEAIFENFRIGDLPPEQSPVLSNVVASVSGQCVTVSGTVYDVNDNLSRVQIQIDQRSIIATLQGDGFEGEMCEVSGGNRVANITAVDDTNLTASTQVSFVIDAGKTGDYNYHINQGHITWGDGYSACYLAFGTSEFTMREFSLGDNQCEWRADQNASCNGPTQICESAPSEPDSDNDGVPDSLDNCPNISNPDQLDSDNDGIGDLCEATPPPTVECEEFSSSNYAHVNAGRATTSGGYVFALGSGDAMGFYNIFQQNTLRLVSEGYYELGSCP; from the coding sequence ATGCAAAAGTTATTTATATTTCTATTTTTTACACTTTTAGTATCACAAGCTCCGGCGGGCCAGTGGCAACAAAACGTTTCTATTGGCGGATTTAATAATGTTCACATCTATACTCCAGACACCACGTCACCCATTGGCGATGGGCGCTCATTGTTAATTGTTCTTCATGGTTGCGTTCAGCCTATTAATAATTATCTAACCGCAAATTTAGAAGATGCTGCAGAACAGTGGGGAATGGTTATTGCGGTACCCGATGCGATGAATAAAGCTGGCTTTAGTTGTTGGTCTTACTGGCAAGGAACCAAGTCTCGTGCTTCAGGCGATTATAAAAACTTAATTCAACTCGCCAATATAATGTCTTCACAAGCTTCTCGAAATATTGATGCGAATCAGGTGTATATCGCTGGTTTGTCGTCAGGTGCAAGTTTTGCTAATACCACTGCCTGCCTAGCGCCAGATGTATTTGCTGGTATGGGTATTAGTGCGGGCCCGAGCATTGGCACCAGTTCGAATGGCGCCTTGGGTCCCTGTGAAAGTGCCGACGTAAAAGCTCGATGTGAATCTTATTCGGGTTCATACAAATCTTGGTTTGCAAGTCAGATTGCATCGATAGCTCATGGAGATAATGATTCGACGGTTAACCAATGTTATAACCAACAAAATGCCAATGGAATGGCGGCGGTTTACAACGTTCAACCATTAAATGGAAGTCAACTGTTAAGCGCTGACGGTGGAACGGCTGAAGAATTTCTATGGCAAGGTAGTCGAGTCTCAATGTTGTGGTTAAATAATGTTGATCACGCATGGTCTGGTGGTGCTGGTGCAAGTGGTGGCTACATTTCTAATAGCAGCATTAATTATGCAAGTTATCTAGGCAAATTCTTTAGTCAGAATAACATGCGAGTTGACCGTAACCTTGGACCTGTGATTTCAAATGTTTCTATTACCACTAACTCATCGAGTGCAATCATTGTCGGAGATGCGCTTGACGAAGAGGGCGAGGTTAGCGAAGTTCAGTTAACTACTTCGATCTATGAGAACGGCGAGTGGATTGAACTCTCACAAACGACAACGAATGACCTATCGAGCGACGGTCAATTTGGTTTTCAGCTAACTAATTTAATCGATGGTTATTATCAGGCTAAGATTATCGCTGTTGATAATTTTAATAAGTCTGGAGAAGCGATCTTTGAAAACTTTAGAATCGGTGATCTTCCTCCAGAGCAGTCTCCTGTATTATCCAATGTTGTCGCGAGTGTGTCAGGACAATGCGTTACTGTTTCTGGAACCGTTTACGATGTGAATGACAATTTAAGCCGAGTTCAAATTCAAATAGACCAACGATCCATTATTGCAACGTTACAAGGGGATGGTTTTGAAGGCGAAATGTGTGAAGTCAGTGGCGGTAACCGAGTCGCAAATATTACAGCAGTTGATGACACCAACTTAACGGCGTCGACGCAGGTTAGCTTTGTGATCGATGCAGGTAAAACGGGCGATTATAATTATCATATCAATCAAGGTCATATTACTTGGGGTGATGGCTATAGTGCTTGCTATCTTGCATTTGGTACTAGTGAGTTTACCATGCGAGAGTTCAGTCTAGGTGATAATCAATGTGAGTGGCGGGCTGATCAAAATGCATCATGTAACGGTCCAACTCAAATTTGTGAATCAGCACCAAGTGAACCTGACAGTGATAATGATGGCGTTCCAGATAGCTTAGATAACTGCCCGAATATCAGTAACCCCGATCAGCTAGACAGTGATAATGACGGTATCGGTGATCTATGTGAAGCAACTCCGCCCCCTACGGTTGAATGTGAGGAGTTCTCCTCAAGTAACTATGCTCATGTAAATGCTGGCCGGGCGACAACGAGCGGCGGTTATGTATTTGCGCTTGGTTCAGGTGATGCAATGGGCTTTTATAATATCTTTCAGCAGAATACGCTAAGATTGGTCAGTGAAGGCTATTATGAGCTTGGGAGTTGTCCTTAG
- a CDS encoding group I truncated hemoglobin, whose protein sequence is MRLSYKQVYRVIFATSILWISSCAHLGKSDADAPTLYAKLGGSQGVSRLVDQLIKNIGSDQQIFHYFAESNVTHFRRGLELHFCSISDGPCTYDGDSMQDIHSGMHINEADFNHLVELLVNAMQTLDYSTSTQNQLLSRLAPLRGEVIEI, encoded by the coding sequence ATGCGCTTATCTTACAAACAAGTTTATCGGGTCATTTTCGCGACTAGTATTTTATGGATTTCGTCTTGCGCACATCTTGGAAAATCAGATGCTGACGCTCCGACTCTTTATGCAAAACTTGGAGGCTCACAAGGTGTATCGAGATTAGTTGATCAATTAATTAAAAACATTGGCAGTGACCAACAAATTTTTCATTACTTTGCAGAAAGCAATGTTACTCATTTTCGTAGGGGCTTAGAGTTACATTTTTGCTCCATTAGTGATGGACCCTGCACTTATGATGGAGACTCGATGCAAGATATTCATAGCGGCATGCATATTAATGAAGCAGATTTTAATCACCTTGTTGAGTTGTTAGTTAATGCGATGCAAACGCTTGACTACTCTACATCGACACAAAACCAACTTTTGTCTCGGCTAGCGCCTTTAAGAGGTGAAGTGATAGAGATCTGA
- a CDS encoding DUF3034 family protein, whose product MFRETIALLTFLISFDCIAQGKLLGTPGVSTFEGSAGGGIVPWAQLAGYDTENQWSANAFCSKVNLRDFDLTSCGVQVGLFDRVEVSYAEQTLGVQPLSTSISQEVIGAKFRLYGDIVYSAWPQVSLGIQDKSLKDSDVAFALGAGQSSGTDIYISASKLHLAAFAGRNLYWNMTARRTKANETGFLGFSSAEESSSINVEFSTALFLNQHWAIGFEYRQKPDNLTLNESAWKDLFVAWFPQKNLSVTAAYLDFGTIAGLNDQNGTYLSLTGYF is encoded by the coding sequence ATGTTTAGAGAAACTATTGCTTTACTCACATTTTTAATCAGCTTCGATTGCATTGCGCAAGGTAAGCTGTTGGGCACACCGGGGGTATCGACATTTGAAGGTTCGGCTGGTGGCGGAATTGTGCCTTGGGCTCAGCTAGCAGGTTACGACACTGAAAATCAGTGGTCTGCCAATGCCTTTTGTTCAAAAGTGAACTTACGAGATTTCGATTTAACGAGTTGTGGAGTACAAGTTGGGTTATTTGATCGAGTTGAAGTTAGCTATGCAGAGCAAACCTTAGGTGTTCAACCATTGTCTACAAGTATTTCACAAGAAGTGATTGGGGCAAAGTTTCGATTATACGGTGATATTGTTTATAGCGCCTGGCCTCAAGTAAGCCTTGGAATACAAGACAAAAGTCTAAAAGACTCTGATGTCGCTTTCGCACTGGGCGCGGGTCAATCGAGTGGGACGGACATCTACATTAGTGCGAGTAAGCTACATCTTGCCGCCTTCGCAGGTCGCAATTTATATTGGAATATGACTGCGCGTAGAACAAAAGCGAATGAAACTGGATTTTTAGGATTTTCTTCAGCAGAAGAGTCATCATCCATTAATGTCGAGTTTTCAACAGCTCTTTTCTTAAACCAACATTGGGCGATTGGATTCGAATATCGTCAAAAGCCTGACAACCTAACACTCAATGAAAGTGCATGGAAAGATCTCTTTGTCGCATGGTTCCCACAAAAAAATCTAAGCGTCACAGCAGCGTATCTAGACTTCGGGACTATCGCGGGTCTCAACGACCAAAACGGAACCTACCTTTCATTAACAGGGTACTTTTAG